The genomic stretch GGGAGTTGGGGGTTGGGGGAAGAGAGGGAATTGGGAGTTGGGAGTTGGGGGTTGGGGGAAGAGAGGGAATTGGGAGTTGGGAGTTGGGAGTTGGGGAAAATAGGGAATAAGGGAAGTGGAAGTGCCAGGTTTGGAGTTTGGAGTATGGTTGTACGCAATAGTGGAATGTGGCTTTCTGAATTAGAATAACGCTCCTTCGCCCTCAGAACTTAGCACCTTGCACTCATCCCCCCATCTCCCCATCTCCCCATCCCCCCACCATCTTCTCAACTCGGAACACCGCTACGCGGAAGCAAGCTACGGAACTCGGAACTTTGCACTCTCCTCCTAACCCGCATCTGCAACAATCAACCCCGATAGGGCTTGTTGTAAGTCTTGAGTCAAATCAGTGACGGCTTGTTTCGCTCTTGCGCGATTTTGGGTGTAAGTTTCCCAGCGTTGGGATACTGAAAGGGGTTCGCCGACGATTATTTGACAGCTTTGTTTGCCTAAGCGAGGGCGATTAAAGGGGTTGGTGCCTTGAATGCGGGCGATCGCATCCCATAATAATAAGGCGGTATCGGCAAAGCGTTCGGCGGATGGTTTTTCTTGGACGTATCTCCCTGTTACCGCCACAAAACTTTCCACCAGGCGCATGTGCCAAAGGCGTAAATCGGCTTCTTGAGCGATCCGATTGGCGAGCGATCGCTCCAAAGGCGATAATACCTCTAAATTCGGAATATCCTCGCGATAAATATACGCCCAACCCGCCTCCTCTAAGCGCCGACAGCGATCGATGGCGTTGCCTTTGGGGGGGATATTAAAGAACTGTTCTGCCACGCCTAACGCCGTATCTAGAAGCTGAGAAAGCCGTTCTGGGAAAGGGGATTGAGGGTCTGTTTTAATCTGTTGATGGTAGAACCGCCGATAAAAGGCTTCCATCTGAGTTAGTAGATGTTCTCCTAAACGATAAAGACGCCCGTATAAAATGACCTGTTGTTGGGGAGATAAGACGCTTTGCGGATCGTTCATCTCAGATTCGGGAAGTTGCGGTAGAGTTTCTAGCGTCAGAGGTTCTGTAATACCGCAGGTTTCCTCTAATTCTGCCAGCAAGCGTTCTAACGCCTGCCACGGGGGAGTCAAATAACGGTACTGCATCCCCACGGGTAAAATTAACACCTCTTCGGGGCGGTTGGCTTTCTTTAAATCTTCAACGCACCAAAACCCTAACTGAGCAATTCCGGGTTCTAAGGGGCTAATAATCTCATTATGACCGTTGGTTGCGCCTTCGGGTGCGGCAGCTAGGGGAAATGTACCATTCGCGAATAAATGTCTCGCCGATCGCAATCCCACAATATCCAATTTACCCCGATGAATGGGAGTTCCCCCCAATTGAGAATATAACCATCCCACCATTGAACCTGCCCAGAGGGGAATACCGCGATCGTAGATAAAGTGGAAGTGAGGGGAAGCCGAGAGGGGAATTTGTTGTTGGCGGGCAATTTTGGGGAGTTCCTGCCAAATCGTATAGCCTAAACACAGAGGATCGTAGGTACTGGGGTGGCGAAACGCCAGCAATAGGCGAATTTTCCCGGCTTGAAACTGACTATAGAGATCCGCGAGTTGTTCGAGGTTTTGAATCTCAATCGATCGGATATTGGTTAAAAACTGTTGATACAGGGGTCTAATCGCCCATTGGGTTAACCGTAGCACAACCGGATTAAAGGACGGCGGGATAAATTCCAGGGGAGGCTGAACCTGAGTCAAAGCAAACGTCTCCTCATCTTGGAGAGATCGGGGTAAAGTTTGCTAGCAATTCTAGCCTCTATTCTCAAATAGGGCTAAAAATTGCCCCTAGAAGATAAAGATTAAACGAATTTCCCAGTTTTGCTCCGACGGGCGGACAATTTTAATTTGGCGAATAAATTCTCGTAAATAAAAACGCCGTTCTGACTCTGATAAATCTAGCCAAAATTGCGGTAAGGTAATGGCTTGAGCGACTGAACGCAGATTGACTGGGGGTAATTCGGCGAGACGGGCTTGCAGTTGAGCCATTGAAATGCGAACTTTGTAAGCGCGGAGTTGGGCGGTTTCTGGATCTAAAATTCCTGTAGCGGTGAGTTCGGGGAGTTGGTTGAGGATGTTTTGTTGTTGCGCGATCGCACTTTCAATGCCCAGTTTAACGCGATCGAGATCGGGTAAGGGGATGGAGGCGATCGCATTTTGCAGATCCTCACAAATAGTTTTGATCGTCGCTTCTAGTACCGCTTCATACTTCAAGGCTTTACACTTAGGACGCTGAGGACATTCTACCGGGCGCAAATACAGATATTCTTTCTCTTGGCGATAGGGTTTCACTCGGCTAACCGTCATCGCAGAACCGCATTCTCCACAACTGACTAACCCGGCTAGGGAACGCGGCGCGCTAGCAGTACGCGGCGGAAGGCGACGGTTGCGGCGCAGCAAACGGTCTACTTGGGCCGCTTCTTCGCGAGAGATAATGGGAACGTGGGTATCGAGTAAGGTTTCCCCATCTTTAAATGCAGTATCTCCCCGATAAACGGGGTTGGTTAACCAGCGAAATCCAGTGGAAACGGCGATTTTCTTATTATATTTCTTTTCTAAATAACGAACTGCCCCGCGTAACGATCCAAACAGCAGAAATCGATCGAAAAATTCTTTAACAATAGGTGCCGTTCTTTTATCTAAAATATAGCTATTTTTCCCCCGTTGATACCCATAGGGCGGTTTCCCTGGGGGTGGCTTTGCCTGTAAGCGATTTCTAGCATGTCCTTGACGAATTCGTCGGCTACGTTGTTCGTCTTGAAGGGTAGTTAAAAGTTGTAGAAAGCTCGATTTAAGCGATTCAGATTCATCTAAAATTAAGGTTTCTTCAGTGGCAATTAGCTTAATCTTTAATTCTGCTAATTCTGCTAATCGAATTTGAATCTCTTCTAAGGAATCTCCTAATTCTCTTAGGGTACGAATGAGTAAATATTGGGGAGGTTCGACTTGAGCATCTTTGAGGAGTTGTCTCAGTTGTTGGCGGTTGCCAATATCTTGATAAACATCGTCAATTTCCCATCCCCAAATCTGGCTATCGGGATTTTTGTCTAATAAGGGTTCTGTATAGCTATAGGCAATAATTTTCATGATGAAATGCGTGAATGAGTCTCTAGCTTGACTTTTGAATTTTGCAAGAGACTGAATTAAATATGTTTATTCCCCTAATTCAATGACATTCCCATCTGGATCGCGAGTGAATAAAGCTGCACGACCAGAAGCACTCATTTGAACTTCGTAGCCGTTATCCAGTAAAATTTGTTTGGCGGATTCTAAACAATTCACGCGTAAAGCAAAATGAGGATTGCGACCCCATTTTTCTGAATTTTGCAGGGAATAAACTAAATTTTTGTCTTCAATCAGATGAATTTGATAATCTCCGAGTTGGTACCACGCACCCGGATATTTTAAGGTTCTGTCAACTTTCTCTAAACCTAAAATTTTACCATAAAAAACTTCAGCTCGAACGACATCCGAGACTAAAATAGCAGTATGTAAACCTTGCAATACTTGCATTTTCTCCACTCCTTGCACGATCCTATTCTTGAATTCTATACGGCAGCAATCATGAAAGGTCAACGCGTTTTAATTACAGGTGGAACTGGGGGGTTAGGGTTAGGGGTAGTCCCTGCAATTTTAGCCCAAGGTGCAGAGTTAACCATTCCTTATCAGAAAGAATCCGAGGTAGAACGGTTAAAACACCATCTTTCTGCTACAGAATTCTCTAAGATTCGCTTTGTAGCGGCTAATTTGCTGAATGAGGCGGTGGTAGAACAACTGATCGACGATATGGGGAGAGTGGATGTCTTAATTCATCTGGTGGGTGGGTTTGCGATGGGGAAAACTCACGAATATGCTTATGAGGCTTGGAAACAGGATTTTGATTTGAACTTGCATACGACCTTTTTGGCTTGCAAGCACAGTTTGCGGAAAATGTTAGAACAGGGATATGGACGAATTGTCACAGTAGGATCGCGGGGTGCCGTTCAACCTGTGGGACAATTAGCTTCCTATGGTGCATCGAAAGCGGCCGTGGTAGCTTTAACGAAGGCGATCGCCGATGAAACCAAAGGCACCAATATTACCGCGAATTGCGTTCTTCCTAGCGTCATTGATACCCCCGCAAACCGAGAAGCAATGGGAACCACAGAGGCGGATCGTTGGGTAAAACCAGAGTCTTTGGCGCAGGTTATCTGCTTTCTAGCTTCCGAAGCCGCCCAAGATCTACGCGGGGCAACCATTCCCGTGTATGGTAGTATCTAGCTTTTTGGGGGGTTCGCTTGTTGGTGAATGGCGATCGCTCTAGCAAACCCCAAAGCAATCACAATATTGGATAGGGTGAGAAAGAACTCTGCCGAACCGTGCAACCAGTCTATATTAGCCAGCGCCTCGCCGTAAGCTTGTTTGGCGTAAATTCCAGCCGGAATTGTCACCCCTACAAACACTAGCGTTAGATAAAAGCCAATTAACCCCAAACGCGGGAACTTCCCCGATCGAGTAATAAACCACAGAAACCCCAGGTAGGGAAATAGAGAAATTGCAAATAGCGCGTCTTTCGATAACATTAGACTTCCTTGGGAGTTGAGGCGGGAGTCTCCGAATCTGCTATTTTATCTCGCGATCGCCAAATCCACCAGCCAGCCGCCATCAGCGTACAATTCCCCACCACCGTCATCGCCGCTTGCAGGGTAACTAACCATTCTAAGGATTGCGGATTATCAAAAAAGTGCCAAGTGCAAGCACACATCGCACTCACCAAAGCAGGTAACATGGCAAAAGACAGACCCCACCAAACGCGATCGCGAGTTTGTTCGCCATACTGCCAAATAAACCAAATCGCCGCGATCCATTCAATCACGCTAGAAACATGAATCATCCAAGTGGGAATTGATAAAGCATTCATAACTAAGGAGTTCCGAGTTCCGAGTTCCGAGTAGAGAAGAGGTGGGGGGATGGGGGGATGGGGAGGTGGGGGGAAAGACTGCTGTTGCGATCTTATTGATGTGTAGCAGCGTGCTGAGTAAAAAGGAAGTGCTGAGTTCTCAGTCTGTATCTAGAGCAATAGCCACTTTACCTTGAATCTCCCCAACTCCCAACTCCCTTCTGCCCCCAACCCCCAACTCCCAACTCCCAATTCCCTTCTTCCCCCCATCTCCCCACCTCCCCATCCCCCCATCCTCTTCTTCCCCGTCTCAACAGAGTAACATCGAGGTTCGCAACA from Desertifilum tharense IPPAS B-1220 encodes the following:
- a CDS encoding VOC family protein, whose product is MQVLQGLHTAILVSDVVRAEVFYGKILGLEKVDRTLKYPGAWYQLGDYQIHLIEDKNLVYSLQNSEKWGRNPHFALRVNCLESAKQILLDNGYEVQMSASGRAALFTRDPDGNVIELGE
- a CDS encoding DUF2499 domain-containing protein, coding for MNALSIPTWMIHVSSVIEWIAAIWFIWQYGEQTRDRVWWGLSFAMLPALVSAMCACTWHFFDNPQSLEWLVTLQAAMTVVGNCTLMAAGWWIWRSRDKIADSETPASTPKEV
- a CDS encoding DUF3593 domain-containing protein, translated to MLSKDALFAISLFPYLGFLWFITRSGKFPRLGLIGFYLTLVFVGVTIPAGIYAKQAYGEALANIDWLHGSAEFFLTLSNIVIALGFARAIAIHQQANPPKS
- a CDS encoding recombinase family protein — translated: MKIIAYSYTEPLLDKNPDSQIWGWEIDDVYQDIGNRQQLRQLLKDAQVEPPQYLLIRTLRELGDSLEEIQIRLAELAELKIKLIATEETLILDESESLKSSFLQLLTTLQDEQRSRRIRQGHARNRLQAKPPPGKPPYGYQRGKNSYILDKRTAPIVKEFFDRFLLFGSLRGAVRYLEKKYNKKIAVSTGFRWLTNPVYRGDTAFKDGETLLDTHVPIISREEAAQVDRLLRRNRRLPPRTASAPRSLAGLVSCGECGSAMTVSRVKPYRQEKEYLYLRPVECPQRPKCKALKYEAVLEATIKTICEDLQNAIASIPLPDLDRVKLGIESAIAQQQNILNQLPELTATGILDPETAQLRAYKVRISMAQLQARLAELPPVNLRSVAQAITLPQFWLDLSESERRFYLREFIRQIKIVRPSEQNWEIRLIFIF
- a CDS encoding 1-acyl-sn-glycerol-3-phosphate acyltransferase; the protein is MTQVQPPLEFIPPSFNPVVLRLTQWAIRPLYQQFLTNIRSIEIQNLEQLADLYSQFQAGKIRLLLAFRHPSTYDPLCLGYTIWQELPKIARQQQIPLSASPHFHFIYDRGIPLWAGSMVGWLYSQLGGTPIHRGKLDIVGLRSARHLFANGTFPLAAAPEGATNGHNEIISPLEPGIAQLGFWCVEDLKKANRPEEVLILPVGMQYRYLTPPWQALERLLAELEETCGITEPLTLETLPQLPESEMNDPQSVLSPQQQVILYGRLYRLGEHLLTQMEAFYRRFYHQQIKTDPQSPFPERLSQLLDTALGVAEQFFNIPPKGNAIDRCRRLEEAGWAYIYREDIPNLEVLSPLERSLANRIAQEADLRLWHMRLVESFVAVTGRYVQEKPSAERFADTALLLWDAIARIQGTNPFNRPRLGKQSCQIIVGEPLSVSQRWETYTQNRARAKQAVTDLTQDLQQALSGLIVADAG
- the fabG gene encoding 3-oxoacyl-ACP reductase FabG, with the protein product MKGQRVLITGGTGGLGLGVVPAILAQGAELTIPYQKESEVERLKHHLSATEFSKIRFVAANLLNEAVVEQLIDDMGRVDVLIHLVGGFAMGKTHEYAYEAWKQDFDLNLHTTFLACKHSLRKMLEQGYGRIVTVGSRGAVQPVGQLASYGASKAAVVALTKAIADETKGTNITANCVLPSVIDTPANREAMGTTEADRWVKPESLAQVICFLASEAAQDLRGATIPVYGSI